In Chelmon rostratus isolate fCheRos1 chromosome 9, fCheRos1.pri, whole genome shotgun sequence, the following proteins share a genomic window:
- the pdgfrb gene encoding platelet-derived growth factor receptor beta — protein sequence MRRVTPSTLHLTVTVTALLCLCTELRCLQITPDDKELVLAEGSSLSLTCSGSGETSWEFKRDDVPYFQVEQVQNGGQSYQIIQSGRNTSSVLTLRNVSWKHTGVYQCIDRSTAEAKEVAVFVPDPEVWFIESSHGMVTKTSEESTVPCVVSNPNISVTLYERDTDLPIGGLYVPSEGYKARLEDRTYVCRGELNGEVKESQAFYVFSIVVPEAIDAYINASKSVLKQGEPLTVNCTVHGVELVFFSWDIPNREVVEVEPLTDVLSTMNMRSCLIFPRATVAHSGNYVCHVHEGVQDQTASASINITVLERGFVNVKPAQKQNISAKLQENVVLRVEIEAYPPPRVLWSKDGAAIKGDKTIAPTQEHETKYVTILTLVRVRTEQKGLYTVLVTNGDDTKEVTFDLEVQVPSQIKDLTDHHLPGKRHLVTCVAEGVPTPTIQWYSCDSMLKCSNVTAVWQPLVPEPEVLSIQTNVSFSETRKTSRVRSQVTFHKPQQVTVRCETSNQAGLIDRRDIKLVSSTLFSQVAVLAAVLALVAIIIMSIIILIAVWRKKPRYEIRWKVIESVSQDGHEYIYVDPIHLPYDLAWEMQRDSLVLGRTLGSGAFGRVVEATAYGLTHSQSSTKVAVKMLKSTARRSETQALMSELKIMSHLGPHLNIVNLLGACTKHGPLYLVTEYCRYGDLVDYLHRNKHTLLQYYAEKNQDDGCLISGGSTPLSQRKGYVSFGSESDGGYMDMSKDEPSVYVPMQEQIDTIKYADIQPSPYESPYQQDIYQEQGGGRLDLAISDSPILTYDDLLSFSYQVAKGMEFLASKNCVHRDLAARNVLICEGKLVKICDFGLARDIMHDTNYISKGSTFLPLKWMAPESIFHNLYTTLSDVWSYGILLWEIFTLGGTPYPDLPMNELFYSALKRGYRMAKPAHASDEVYDIMKKCWDEKFEKRPEFSFLVHSVGNMLADSYKKRYNQVNDNFLRSDHPAVARTKPRLSSPFPIANPAFGSPSSVTTLSFPPDPYSQSPSPGEFRQEADSQEVVTSYNEYIIPIPDPKPEEVFTDVPSESPASSLALEEETDSMSQDTADTLPEEDRLEEISERDALLGSSGTPEVEDSFL from the exons ATGAGGAGGGTGACACCATCCACGCTCCATCTGACAGTCACAGTTACAG CTCTCCTGTGTCTCTGCACCGAGCTGCGCTGTCTGCAGATCACCCCTGATGACAAGGAGCTCGTCCTGGCCGAGGGCTCTTCTCTCAGCCTCACCTGCTCCGGCTCGGGGGAGACCAGCTGGGAGTTCAAGAGGGACGACGTGCCGTACTTCCAAGTGGAACAAGTTCAAAACGGCGGTCAAAGCTACCAAATCATTCAAAGCGggagaaacacaagcagtgtTTTGACGCTGCGGAACGTGAGCTGGAAGCACACGGGGGTGTATCAGTGCATTGATCGAAGCACCGCAGAGGCTAAGGAGGTGGCTGTTTTTGTCCCAG ACCCTGAGGTGTGGTTCATAGAGAGCTCCCACGGCATGGTAACAAAGACCAGCGAGGAAAGCACCGTCCCCTGCGTGGTCAGTAATCCGAACATCAGTGTCACCCTCTATGAGAGGGACACTGATCTGCCCATCGGGGGGCTTTATGTTCCGAGCGAGGGGTACAAGGCACGGCTGGAGGACAGGACCTATGTGTGTCGTGGGGAGCTGAACGGGGAGGTGAAAGAGTCTCAGGCCTTCTACGTCTTCAGCATTGTCG TCCCAGAGGCCATCGACGCCTACATCAATGCGTCAAAGAGCGTCCTGAAGCAGGGCGAACCGCTGACAGTGAACTGCACAGTGCACGGAGTGGAgctggtgtttttttcctgGGATATCCCCAACAGAGAG GTTGTTGAGGTCGAGCCACTGACAGACGTCCTGTCCACCATGAACATGCGCTCCTGCCTGATCTTCCCTCGTGCCACGGTGGCCCACAGCGGAAACTACGTCTGCCACGTCCACGAGGGCGTCCAAGACCAGACCGCCTCTGCCAGCATCAACATCACCGTGCTCG AGCGTGGCTTTGTGAATGTGAAACCTGCTCAGAAGCAGAACATTTCAGCCAAGCTGCAAGAGAACGTGGTCCTGCGAGTGGAGATCGAAGCCTACCCTCCCCCTCGGGTCCTCTGGAGCAAAGATGGCGCCGCCATCAAGGGAGACAAAACCATCGCACCCACACAAGAGCATGAGACCAA GTATGTTACTATTCTCACCTTGGTGAGGGTGAGGACGGAGCAGAAAGGCCTCTACACTGTCCTTGTCACCAATGGAGATGACACAAAGGAGGTGACGTTTGACCTGGAAGTCCAAG TTCCCTCTCAGATTAAAGACCTGACGGACCACCACCTCCCCGGGAAGAGACACTTGGTGACCTGTGTAGCTGAGGGGGTCCCAACCCCGACCATACAGTGGTACAGCTGTGACAGCATGCTCAA GTGCAGCAACGTGACGGCGGTGTGGCAGCCGCTCGTACCGGAGCCAGAGGTGCTGAGCATCCAGACCAACGTCAGCTTCAGTGAGACCCGTAAAACCAGCCGGGTGCGGAGCCAGGTGACCTTCCACAAGCCCCAGCAGGTCACAGTTCGCTGTGAGACCAGCAACCAAGCAGGACTCATCGACAGGAGAGACATCAAACTGGTGTCCAGCA CGCTGTTCTCCCAGGTGGCAGTATTGGCTGCTGTTCTAGCCTTAGtggccatcatcatcatgtctatcatcatcctcatcgctgtatggaggaag AAACCTCGCTATGAGATAAGGTGGAAGGTGATAGAGTCTGTGAGCCAGGACGGTCATGAGTACATCTACGTGGACCCCATCCACCTGCCCTATGACCTGGCCTGGGAAATGCAACGAGACAGCCTGGTGCTGG gtcGCACTCTTGGATCAGGAGCCTTTGGCAGGGTGGTCGAGGCGACGGCGTATGGTCTCACTCACTCCCAGTCCAGCACAAAAGTGGCCgtgaaaatgctgaaat cCACAGCCAGGAGGAGTGAGACTCAGGCTCTGATGTCGGAGCTGAAGATCATGAGTCACCTCGGTCCTCACCTCAACATCGTCAACTTGCTGGGAGCTTGCACCAAACATG GCCCTCTGTACCTGGTGACCGAGTACTGTCGCTATGGCGACCTGGTGGACTACCTACACAGGAACAAGCACACCCTCCTGCAGTACTACGCCGAGAAGAACCAAGACGACGGCTGCCTCATCTCTGGAGGGAGCACCCCGCTCAGCCAGAGGAAAGG CTATGTGTCTTTCGGAAGCGAGAGCGATGGAGGATACATGGACATGAGTAAAGACGAGCCCTCGGTCTACGTGCCCATGCAGGAACAGATAGACACCATCAAGTACGCAGACATCCAGCCCTCTCCGTACGAGTCTCCCTACCAGCAGGACATCTATCAGGAACAAG GAGGCGGCAGATTGGACCTGGCCATCAGCGACTCTCCCATCCTTACCTATGACGATCTTTTGAGCTTCAGCTACCAAGTGGCGAAGGGGATGGAGTTCCTCGCCTCCAAGAAT TGCGTCCATCGTGACCTCGCTGCGAGGAATGTGCTGATCTGCGAGGGCAAACTGGTGAAGATCTGTGACTTTGGCTTGGCCAGGGACATCATGCATGACACCAACTACATCTCTAAAGGCAGT acCTTTCTGCCCTTGAAGTGGATGGCACCAGAAAGCATTTTTCATAACTTATACACCACCCTGAGCGATGTGTGGTCCTACGGCATTCTTCTTTGGGAGATTTTCACTCTGG GAGGAACCCCCTACCCCGATTTGCCCATGAACGAGCTGTTCTACAGCGCTTTGAAGAGAGGTTACCGAATGGCCAAACCGGCCCACGCCTCCGATGAAGT TTATGACATCATGAAGAAATGCTGGGACGAGAAGTTTGAGAAAAGGCCTGAGTTCTCCTTCCTGGTCCACAGTGTGGGGAACATGCTGGCAGACAGCTATAAGAAG AGATACAACCAAGTCAACGACAACTTCCTGAGGAGTGATCACCCGGCAGTGGCCCGCACCAAACCCCGGCTCTCCTCACCCTTTCCGATTGCCAACCCAGCATTCGGCTCCCCATCCTCCGTCACCACCCTCTCCTTCCCCCCAGACCCCTACAGCCAGAGCCCGAGCCCCGGAGAATTCAGACAAGAGGCAGACTCACAGGAAGTCGTAACTTCATACAACGAATACATCATTCCCATCCCGGACCCAAAGCCGGAGGAGGTTTTCACTGACGTGCCTTCAGAGAGCCCTGCAAG CTctctggctctggaggaggagaccgACTCCATGTCACAGGACACGGCCGACACTCTCCCAGAGGAGGACCGGCTGGAGGAGATCAGCGAGAGGGACGCTCTGCTGGGCTCCTCGGGGACGCCGGAGGTAGAGGACAGCTTCCTGTAG
- the hmgxb3 gene encoding HMG domain-containing protein 3 — protein sequence MEKVEVFEVVKVTEEVESCYNQMAMTTPKKRKSKGQEDNVEKPKKPRSAYLLYYFDVHQVMQQEIPNLPQSEINKRISESWKRLSVAEKAYYLEKAKSEKEGIDTSSLSPSKDLPGFRKILPRASYFLLSKGCSPNHQPGASQSEVTVESVDPPVEGGLPSVSLAQEPQFTPLGLAGEVELTEQPVVVDDIAEEMAVVPHLTYPQGIPPSSSSSASFKALAATDVHVSQGSADLMAGGVTLKGNETRTAGGGYVGPTVQQIQGEATQVVAIIPTQNLLEPKPLAGVSTMGPVMMVSVGASIEQSAKPSYKMSVKTYTRRGRGRCLNPGCSFVYVTRHKPPTCPECGSHLGGKWIPAEKKTQEKEAASKPHKAEAKHKDSCQPAPPAAQEGSADVSKTNATGSKKEGRVQRCARKQHAVPAGKPPEGSSTQEQEQTKQVKDSLKGATVPGQDRSSAAVQKRPVRPILPAYYTTGRTVFQILTVPSDKGKVQSANNNKSSAVPRESFSGLKPSTLKQLGQTVPTTTAKQDSSVPADASQPVSSLADRGMNILSLVPFKQQHTVSSFDLGLSTARGRGRCKNLSCDYMYKNRHKPAVCPKCGCELTQKNAKGAKAVTLLDPYKALSPAQKDIQRQNTLQLLHRSLQIPESETELEETLKLIQELNCLQIVLVQPGDQDHKDSVETETLVESGWPRFYESAATHCGLCNYPLFKGGQSTVAGQEDCWLLTETLIQTASLQLKVCLNVQCLALHSFTDLHPGLFNIGNRLLVSIDLFLKVRASIKLGQPPSQAARFILDHIPSHPVHTLNPKELSQIQELLLSGYWAFECLTVRDYNDMICGICGVAPKLEIAQRYSNNVLELQNVEFTWPEFSVSDEVHVDDFWLTMESEAIEQATFPTDIPNTRVDASIIAPFIPPLMRSPTVINTEKDKVLSHTPPPSGDPSVLVRLIHDGQLRLDKIGDHSENELRTILDRCGASITPDATKNELLASLISLYTLVHSGLTTAPQPPTHLTAGKLSKVCPHKVVCGSKYLVRGETARDHVDLLLSSRYWPPVYVSDCARQVALCADMQYPELATQMWGRNQGCFSDPFEKPEFVSCAELQDQPYSADLVLVAENQQVHPITKSSCCWLVHPPGAAQAPPALPSEHHSMVLCRDLEPYVSLMAELEKEKEEDDDEGAGQKEQTDKAENDSTEKSDDCPSVSRVRRQPVVFNNTAYYYLYNRLVDFFTSRDIVSHQINQVVKACQPGEVVIRDALYRLGVAQINTEKEEDEGSGMEGQTQEGGTEMYEVVLSE from the exons GCATCAGTGAGAGCTGGAAAAGGCTCAGCGTAGCTGAGAAAGCCTACTATCTGGAGAAGGCCAAGTCCGAGAAGGAGGGCATAGACACT TCGTCCCTCAGCCCTTCCAAAGACCTGCCAGGCTTCCGCAAAATCCTCCCCAGAGCCAGTTACTTTCTCTTGTCTAAAGGCTGCTCTCCAAACCACCAGCCGGGAGCCTCTCAGTCAGAGGTGACCGTGGAGTCTGTGGACCCTCCAGTGGAGGGAGGCctgccctctgtctctctcgcccAAGAGCCCCAGTTCACACCTCTTGGGTTGGCCGGTGAGGTGGAACTTACCGAGCAGCCTGTCGTCGTTGATGACATAGCAGAGGAAATGGCAGTGGTGCCTCATCTCACGTACCCCCAAGGAAtcccaccctcctcttcctcttcggCCTCATTCAAAGCCCTGGCTGCCACGGATGTCCATGTCTCACAGGGCTCTGCCGACCTTATGGCCGGTGGGGTCACGCTGAAGGGAAATGAGACAAGAACTGCTGGCGGTGGTTATGTTGGGCCGACGGTGCAGCAGATACAGGGAGAGGCTACGCAGGTGGTTGCCATCATACCCACCCAG AACCTGCTGGAGCCCAAGCCTTTGGCAGGTGTCAGCACTATGGGCCCAGTGATGATGGTCTCTGTAGGAGCCAGCATTGAACAGAGTGCCAAACCTTCATATAAGATG tCTGTGAAGACATACACCAGGAGAGGTCGAGGGAGGTGTTTAAATCCTGGATGTTCATTTGTTTATGTCACCCGCCACAAGCCACCAACGTGCCCTGAGTGTGGGAGCCACTTAGGCGGAAAGTGGATACCTGCT GAAAAGAAGACACAAGAGAAAGAAGCTGCGTCCAAGCCACACAAAGCTGAGGCCAAGCATAAAGACAGCTGTCAGCCCgcacctcctgctgctcaggaggGAAGTGCCGATGTCAGTAAAACAAACGCCACTGGGAGCAAAAAAGAAGGGCGAGTTCAACGGTGCGCCAGGAAGCAGCATGCAGTTCCTGCAGGGaagccaccagagggcagcagcacCCAGGAGCAGGAACAGACGAA ACAGGTGAAAGACAGTCTTAAGGGTGCAACAGTCCCAGGTCAAGACAGAAGCAGTGCCGCTGTTCAGAAGAGGCCTGTGAGACCCATCCTTCCTGCCTACTACACCACAG GCCGCACTGTGTTCCAGATCTTAACTGTCCCATCTGACAAAGGAAAAGTTCAGAGTgcaaacaacaataaatcatcCGCTG TGCCTCGAGAGAGCTTCTCAGGTCTCAAACCCAGCACTTTAAAGCAGCTTGGCCAGACGGTCCCGACAACCACAGCCAAGCAg GATTCTTCTGTCCCAGCAGATGCAAGCCAGCCTGTGTCTTCTTTGGCTGACAGGGGAATGAATATCCTGTCATTGGTGCCtttcaaacaacaacacactgtttccagcttt GATTTGGGGCTGTCTACAGCACGAGGACGGGGTCGGTGCAAGAACCTGTCCTGTGACTACATGTATAAGAACAGACACAAACCTGCAGTGTGCCCTAAATGTGGCTGCGAGTTGACCCAGAAGAATGCCAAGGGAGCAAAG GCTGTGACTCTGCTCGATCCATACAAGGCCCTGAGTCCCGCCCAGAAGGACATCCAACGGCAAAATACCTTGCAGTTACTGCACCGTTCCCTGCAGATTCCTGAGAGCGAGACTGAGCTCGAGGAAACGTTGAAACTCATCCAGGAGCTCAACTGTCTGCAGATCGTCCTGGTTCAGCCGGGCGACCAGGACCACAAGGACAGCGTAGAGACAGAGACGCTGGTCGAATCTGGATGGCCTCGGTTCTACGAATCCGCTGCGACTCACTGTGGCCTGTGTAACTACCCTCTCTTCAaaggaggtcagag TACTGTCGCAGGACAAGAGGACTGCTGGCTGCTCACTGAGACACTCATCCAGACTGCCTCCCTCCAGCTCAAGGTGTGTCTCAACGTTCAGTGTCTGGCCCTGCACAGCTTCACTGACCTTCATCCAG GTTTGTTCAACATTGGTAACAGACTGCTGGTTAGCATCGACCTCTTCCTGAAGGTCAGGGCCAGTATCAAACTGGGCCAACCCCCCTCTCAGGCAGCCAGGTTTATATTAGACCACATCCCCAGTCACCCTG TCCACACCCTGAATCCAAAGGAGTTATCTCAAATTCAGGAGCTCCTCCTGAGTGGCTACTGGGCCTTTGAGTGTCTGACCGTGCGCGATTACAACGACATGATCTGCGGCATTTGTGGTGTTGCTCCCAAGCTGGAGATTGCACAGCGCTACTCGAACAACGTACTGGAGCTGCAGAACGTGGAG TTTACCTGGCCTGAGTTTTCAGTCTCCGACGAGGTGCATGTGGATGATTTCTGGCTGACCATGGAAAGTGAGGCCATCGAACAAGCTACTTTCCCCACCGACATCCCCAACACACGTGTGGACGCGTCTATCATCGCGCCCTTCATCCCCCCACTGATGAGGAGTCCCACTGTTATCAACACAGAGAAGGACAAGGTCCTGTCGCACACGCCGCCGCCCTCAG GAGATCCGTCGGTTTTAGTGCGTCTCATTCATGATGGTCAGCTGAGACTCGACAAAATTGGAGATCACAGTGAGAACGAGCTGAGAACAATACTGGACCGCTGCGGGGCGAGCATCACCCCAGACGCCACtaag AATGAGCTGCTGGCCTCCCTGATCTCCTTGTACACACTTGTTCATAGTGGCCTCACCACAGCCCCACAGCCCCCTACACACCTCACCGCTGGCAAGCTGTCCAAGGTCTGTCCCCACAAG GTGGTGTGCGGCTCGAAATACTTGGTGAGAGGAGAGACGGCTCGAGACCACGTAgacctgctgctgtcctctcGGTACTGGCCCCCAGTCTACGTCAGTGACTGTGCTCGTCAGGTGGCGCTCTGTGCTGACATGCAGTACCCAGAGCTGGCAACCCAGATGTGGGGCAGGAACCAAGGCTGCTTCTCTGACCCTTTCGAAAAGCCAGAG TTTGTGTCGTGCGCTGAGCTACAAGACCAGCCCTACAGCGCTGACCTGGTGCTGGTAGCAGAGAACCAGCAGGTCCACCCCATCACCAAATCCTCTTGTTGCTGGCTGGTTCATCCTCCTGGAGCTGCCCAGGCGCCTCCTGCTCTTCCTTCAGAGCACCACTCCATGGTCCTCTGCAGAGATCTGGAGCCCTACGTCAGCCTGATGGctgagctggagaaagagaaggaggaggatgatgatgagggcGCAGGACAGAAAGAACAGACGGACAAAGCTGAGAATGATTCAACGGAGAAATCAGACGACTGTCCCTCGGTAAGCCGTGTGCGGCGGCAACCTGTGGTCTTTAACAACACTGCTTATTACTACCTGTACAACCGCCTGGTAGATTTCTTCACCAGCAGGGACATCGTGAGCCATCAGATCAACCAAGTGGTGAAGGCCTGCCAGCCTGGGGAGGTAGTGATCAGAGATGCCCTGTACAGACTGGGGGTGGCACAGatcaacacagagaaagaggaagatgaaggaagTGGGATGGAGGGGCAGACACAAGAGGGAGGGACGGAGATGTATGAGGTCGTGCTGTCTGAATAG
- the csf1ra gene encoding macrophage colony-stimulating factor 1 receptor yields MQSYLTLLMGFVASAVSADWRRPVIKFNSKVVGSSEVVVRPGASLDLRCEGDGPVNWQTRLPKHRRYVSKGNGNVRTIKVERPSAEFTGTYKCFYTAGSQNRLTSSVHVYVKDPNRVFWTSSMSLRVVRKEGEDYLLPCLLTDPAATDLSLRMDNGTTVPPGMNFTVYRHRGILIHNLHPSFNADYVCTAKVNGVERMSKAFSINVIQKLRFPPYVFLETDEYVRIVGEGLKIRCTTHNPNFNYNVTWNYSTKSKVTVEEKVRSSGENRLDIQSILAISAVDLADTGNISCIGTNEAGVNSSTTYLLVVDKPYIRLLPQLSPQLAHKGLSVEVNEGEDLELSVLIEAYPHITEHRWYTPTSPSKSTQEHKLIRYNNRYHASLHLKRMNAQEQGEYTFYARSDLANASITFQVQMYQRPVAVVRWENVTTLTCTSFGYPAPRIIWYQCFGIRPTCNENHTGMQMPIPLQALTVEVQREEYGAVEVESVLTVGPSSQRMTVECVAFNLVGVSSDTFAMEVSDKLFTSTLTGAAGILAILLVLLVFLLYKYKQKPRYEIRWKIIEARDGNNYTFIDPTQLPYNDKWEFPRDKLKLGKILGAGAFGKVVEATAYGLGKEKDNAMRVAVKMLKASAHSDEREALMSELKILSHLGHHKNIVNLLGACTYGGPVLVITEYCSLGDLLNFLRQKAETFVNFVMNIPDIMENSNNYKNICDKRQFIRSDSGISSTSSSSYLEMRPSQLPNMESSRDSVCEETVDWPLDIDDLLRFSFQVAQGLDFLAAKNCIHRDVAARNVLLTDRRVAKICDFGLARDIMNDSNYVVKGNARLPVKWMAPESIFDCVYTVQSDVWSYGILLWEIFSLGKSPYPSMAVDSRFYKMVKRGYQMSQPDFAPPEIYMIMKMCWNLEPTERPTFNKITQMIERLLGDQFEQEQLIYQNVQQQVTEGEVCDEPKCCDGPCDRSCDHEEEEQPLMKTNNYQFC; encoded by the exons ATGCAGTCCTACCTCACTCTGCTGATGGGGTTTGTGGCCTCCGCTGTTTCAG CGGACTGGAGGCGTCCGGTGATCAAGTTCAACTCTAAGGTGGTGGGCAGTTCTGAGGTGGTGGTCAGACCTGGGGCCTCCCTGGATCTGAGGTGTGAGGGTGACGGGCCTGTAAACTGGCAAACGAGGCTACCCAAACACAGACGCTACGTGTCCAAGGGCAATGGGAACGTCCGAACCATAAAGGTGGAGCGTCCCAGTGCCGAATTCACGGGAACGTACAAGTGTTTTTACACCGCTGGGTCACAGAACCGTCTGACCTCCTCAGTGCATGTGTACGTGAAAG ATCCAAACCGTGTGTTCTGGACCAGCAGCATGTCCCTGCGGGTGGTGAGGAAGGAGGGTGAGGACTACCTGTTGCCCTGCCTGCTGACCGACCCAGCAGCCACAGATCTGAGCCTCCGCATGGACAATGGCACCACCGTGCCGCCTGGGATGAACTTCACAGTCTACCGGCACCGTGGTATTCTCATCCACAACCTCCACCCCAGCTTCAATGCTGACTACGTCTGCACAGCCAAGGTCAATGGAGTGGAAAGGATGTCCAAGGCCTTTTCCATCAACGTCATTCAGA AGCTTCGTTTCCCTCCTTACGTCTTCTTGGAGACAGATGAATATGTGCGCATTGTTGGGGAGGGACTCAAGATTCGCTGCACAACACACAACCCCAACTTCAACTACAACGTCACCTGGAATTACTCCACAAAGTCG AAAGTTACGGTAGAGGAGAAGGTCCGCTCCAGTGGAGAAAATCGCCTGGACATACAGAGCATACTGGCCATCTCTGCTGTGGACCTGGCAGACACAgggaacatttcctgcattgGCACTAATGAAGCAGGGGTGAACAGTTCAACGACATACCTGCTGGTTGTAG ACAAGCCCTACATCCGGCTGCTGCCCCAGCTGTCCCCCCAACTGGCCCACAAGGGTCTTTCAGTCGAGGTGAACGAAGGAGAGGACCTGGAGCTCAGCGTGCTCATCGAAGCGTACCCCCACATCACAGAGCACAGATGGTACACCCCAACGTCTCCCAGCAAGTCCACACAGGAGCACAAGCTCATCAGATACAACAACAG atacCATGCAAGTCTGCATCTGAAGAGAATGAATGCACAGGAGCAGGGTGAATACACCTTCTATGCCAGGAGCGACTTGGCCAACGCATCCATCACATTCCAAGTCCAAATGTATC AGAGACCTGTTGCCGTGGTGAGGTGGGAAAACGTGACCACACTCACTTGCACCTCATTTGGCTATCCTGCTCCCAGGATCATCTGGTACCAGTGCTTTGGGATACGGCCTAC GTGCAATGAAAACCACACAGGGATGCAGATGCCGATCCCCCTCCAGGCTCTTACAGTGGAGGTCCAGAGGGAGGAGTATGGGGCCGTGGAGGTGGAGAGCGTCCTCACCGTGGGTCCGTCCAGCCAGAGGATGACGGTGGAGTGTGTGGCCTTCAACCTCGTCGGTGTCAGTAGCGACACCTTTGCCATGGAGGTCTCTG ACAAGCTCTTCACTTCCACCTTGACTGGAGCAGCAGGCATTCTGGCCATCCTCCTTGTGCTACTGGTTTTTCTGCTTTACAAATATAAGCAG AAACCCAGGTATGAAATCCGTTGGAAGATCATTGAGGCGAGAGATGGAAACAACTATACCTTTATTGACCCCACTCAGCTGCCTTACAATGACAAGTGGGAGTTTCCAAGAGACAAGCTGAAGCTCG GGAAGATCTTGGGTGCGGGAGCTTTCGGAAAGGTCGTTGAAGCCACAGCTTATGGTCTGGGAAAGGAGAAGGACAATGCAATGCGGGTggctgtgaaaatgttaaaag ccaGTGCCCATTCAGATGAGAGGGAAGCTCTGATGTCTGAACTGAAGATCCTGAGCCACCTGGGACACCACAAGAACATTGTCAATCTACTGGGAGCCTGCACCTATGGGG GACCAGTGCTTGTGATCACGGAGTACTGCAGCCTGGGCGACCTCCTGAACTTCCTTCGCCAGAAGGCAGAGACGTTTGTGAACTTTGTTATGAACATTCCCGACATTATGGAGAACTCTAATAACTACAAGAACATCTGCGACAAGAGACAGTTCATCAGAAG TGACAGTGGGATCTCCAGTACGTCCTCAAGCAGCTACTTGGAGATGAGACCCAGCCAGCTGCCAAATATGGAATCATCTCGAG actctgtgtgtgaggagacTGTTGACTGGCCACTGGACATCGACGACTTGCTGAGGTTTTCCTTTCAAGTGGCTCAGGGCCTCGACTTCCTGGCAGCCAAAAAT tgcATCCACAGAGACGTGGCTGCCAGGAATGTCCTCTTGACTGACCGCAGAGTGGCCAAGATTTGTGACTTTGGTCTGGCACGTGACATCATGAACGACTCCAACTACGTAGTGAAGGGCAAT GCACGTCTGCCAGTGAAGTGGATGGCTCCGGAGAGCATCTTCGACTGTGTCTACACCGTCCAGAGCGACGTCTGGTCTTACGGCATCCTCCTGTGGGAGATCTTCTCTTTAG GGAAGAGCCCCTACCccagcatggctgtggactccAGGTTCTACAAGATGGTGAAGCGCGGCTACCAGATGTCCCAACCAGACTTTGCCCCTCCTGAGAT CTACATGATCATGAAGATGTGCTGGAACCTGGAGCCTACAGAGCGTCCAACGTTTAACAAGATCACTCAGATGATAGAGAGACTACTCGGGGACCAGTTCGAGCAGGAACAG CTAATCTACCagaatgtgcagcagcaggtcacGGAGGGTGAAGTGTGTGACGAGCCCAAGTGCTGCGACGGCCCCTGTGACCGGTCTTGTGACcacgaggaagaggagcagcctCTGATGAAGACCAACAACTACCAGTTCTGTTGA